The following are encoded together in the Drosophila biarmipes strain raj3 chromosome 3L, RU_DBia_V1.1, whole genome shotgun sequence genome:
- the LOC108028748 gene encoding immediate early response 3-interacting protein 1 yields MFTLWTLIEASLLCLNAVCILHEERFLAKFGWGRQAGQQDFGAPTAKDQVLNLIRSIRTVAKIPLIFLNVIAIIFKLLLG; encoded by the exons ATGTTTACTTTGTGGACGCTGATTGAAGCCTCGTTGCTGTGCCTGAATGCAGTGTGCATTCTGCACGAAGAGCGTTTCCTGGCCAAGT TTGGCTGGGGACGACAGGCTGGTCAGCAGGACTTCGGAGCACCCACGGCCAAGGACCAGGTGCTCAATCTCATCCGTTCTATACGCACAGTAGCCAAGA TTCCCCTGATATTCCTTAACGTAATTGCGATTATATTTAAGTTATTACTTGGTTGA